A window of the Phaseolus vulgaris cultivar G19833 chromosome 5, P. vulgaris v2.0, whole genome shotgun sequence genome harbors these coding sequences:
- the LOC137834265 gene encoding toll/interleukin-1 receptor-like protein, with translation MRWFWSQCCGQSSSSSVTSSKSAFSSNVISSESGSSSNVFDTIQNQDYRYDVFISFKGPDTRNSFVDHLCSHLLRKGIFVFKDDHKLHKGESISSQLPQVIRGSQISIIVFSQDYPSSSWCLDEMTTIAC, from the coding sequence ATGAGATGGTTTTGGAGCCAGTGTTGTGGTCAATCATCCTCTTCCAGTGTTACCTCATCAAAATCTGCTTTTTCTTCCAATGTTATCTCATCAGAATCTGGTTCTTCTTCCAATGTCTTCGACACCATCCAAAACCAAGACTATAGATACGATGTGTTTATCAGTTTCAAAGGTCCTGACACCCGCAACTCTTTTGTTGATCATCTATGCTCTCATCTTCTTCGAAAgggtatttttgtctttaaagaTGACCACAAGCTTCACAAAGGAGAATCCATTTCATCACAGCTTCCACAAGTAATTAGAGGTTCTCAGATTTCTATCATCGTCTTCTCCCAAGATTATCCTTCCTCTTCATGGTGTTTGGACGAAATGACCACTATAGCTTGTTGA
- the LOC137834267 gene encoding uncharacterized protein, whose product MKIFIHSIDKGIWESIENDPFVPQVKKDDVLVDKPSSEWTEAENKKAMFDWITKNTITFALSCDDFFRVSQCSSAKEMWDILEVSHEGTTDVKRSRKHALIQEYELFKMQKGEFICDVKNRFSPIVNHLMSLGKKFYEEELNIKILKSLDRTWQPKVTAISKSKDLTSMTFASLFGKLREHELEIHRINVQESEDKHNKSIALKACKQQPDSRGSEEENISLLSRKFSKFLRKRQGHIKVDCPNNEVKEKGDFNKEKKGKTKKAYVAWDDNDVSSSSTSDDEEDNLCFLASVTSSISSTSSSKGTTYYQLLDAFNETHDEANRLTLSLNRLKGMNNWLKNRVKSLEEKLSKTKEDFENLELVYKNSSCSCTTKACENCELLGKKIHYLLKTLDKLTTRKSNFEDVLASHNFVF is encoded by the exons atgaaaatctttatacACTCAATTGATAAGGGTATTTGGGAATCAATTGAAAACGATCCCTTTGTACCTCAAGTTAAAAAAGATGATGTTTTAGTTGATAAACCTTCATCCGAGTGGACTGAGGCAGAAAATAAGAAAGCTATGTTTGATTGGATAACTAAGAATACTATAACATTTGCTCTAAGTTGTGATGACTTTTTCAGGGTTTCACAATGCAGCTCggccaaagaaatgtgggatatcTTAGAGGTCTCACATGAAGGCACAACTGATGTTAAGAGATCTAGGAAGCATGCTCTGATTCAAGAGTATGAACTCTTCAAAATGCAAAAGGGAGAATTTATCTGTGATGTGAAAAATAGGTTTTCTCCTATTGTGAACCATCTTATGAGTCTTGGCAAGAAGTTTTATGAAGAGGAGCTTAACATCAAGATACTGAAGAgtcttgatagaacatggcaGCCAAAGGTCACTGCCATCTCTAAATCAAAGGATCTCACCTCAATGACTTTTGCATCTCtatttggtaagcttagagagCATGAGCTTGAAATTCATAGAAttaatgttcaagagagtgaagacaagcacAACAAGAGCATAGCTCTTAAGGCTTGCAAGCAGCAACCAGATTCCAGAGGAAGTGAAGAAGAGAACATAAGTCTgttatcaagaaaattcagcaaattcttgagaaAGAGACAA GGTCATATCAAGGTTGACTGTCCAAACAATGAAGTCAAAGAAAAGGGAGACTTCAAtaaggagaaaaagggaaagaCTAAGAAAGCATATGTAGCATGGGATGATAATGACGTCTCATCCTCAAGTACTTCAGATGATGAGGAAGATAATTTGTGTTTTCTAGCATCAGTAACAAGTAGCATAAGTTCTACTTCATCAAGTAAAGGTACCACCTACTATCAATTGCTTGATGCTTTTAATGAAACCCATGATGAAGCCAACCGATTGACACTTTCtctcaaccggttgaaaggaATGAATAACTGGTTGAAAAATAGAGTTAAGTCTCTAGAGGAAAAGCTAAGCAAGACAaaagaagattttgaaaatctggagttagtttacaaaaattcttcttgcagtTGTACGACAAaagcttgtgaaaattgtgaacttCTTGGAAAGAAGATCcactatcttttgaaaaccttggaCAAGCTTACAACTAGAAAGTCCAATTTTGAAGATGTTCTAGCATCTCATAactttgttttttga